From the bacterium genome, the window TCCACAGGCTGGGGCGCCTCGCCCGCCTCCGCGAGGGCGCGCAGGGCGCTGGGTCTGCTCATGCCGAGGGCGAGCAGCGCGCGCAGGGCCTCCTCGCGCCGCGGCTCGCCGGCCGGGGGCGGCGGCTCGGCGAGCGCCGGCGCGAACTCGTCCAGGCGCCCCTTGAGTTCGAGCAGGAGCCGGGAAGCCGTCTTGCGCCCGACGCCGCTTACCGCGACCAAGGGCGCCTCGTCGCCCGCCGCGACGGCCTGCGCCACCTGCCCCGGCGAGAGCGCCGAGAGGATCGCCAGCGCCAGGCGCTTGCCGATGCCGGAGACGCCGGTCAGCAGCCGGTAGAGGCTGCGCTCCTCGGCGCGGGCGAAGCCGAGCAACTCGAGCTTCTCCTCGCGCACGACGAGCTCGGCGTAGAGCGTCACTTCGGCGCCGGGCGGCGGCAGCGCCGCCCGCGTGCGCGCCGAGGCCTCCAGGCGCAGGCTGAGCGGTCCCACCGCGATCAGCAGCTCCGGTTCGCAGGCCAGCAGGCGGCCGGTCAGGGCGTCGAGCATCTCAGGCGCCCTTCCCGGCCAGGAGCGCCAGCGGCGACGCGGCGCGGCCGCCGTGGCAGAGCGCGACGGCCAGGGCGTCCGTCAGGTCGTCCGCCTCCGCGGTCGCGAAGCGGCGGCCGAGGATGCGCTCGACCATGAAGCGCACCTGCTGCTTCGCCGCCCGGCCGCCGCCGGTGAGCGCCTGCTTGACCTCGCCCGGGCTGTAGAGCGTCACCGGCAGCCCGCGCCGGGCGGCGCCGAGCATGGCCGCCGCCTGCGCCCGGCCGAGCGTCAGGGTGCTCTGCGGGTTCTGGTGGTAGAAGACGTTCTCCACGGCGCAACTCTCCGGCCGCCACTCGGCGATGAGGGCCTCGACGCCGCGCTCGATCTCGAGCAGGCGGTCGAGCAGCGGCGCCGCCGGCGGCGGGGCGATCAGGCCGGCCGCCAGCACACGCCATTCCGCGCCGGCGCTCTCGACGACGCCGTAGCCGGTGCGCCGGATGCCGGGATCGATGCCGAGGATGCGGGCCAGGGCCGGCCTCCCCTAGTCGGTGTCGATGCGCGCGAGGATATCGTCGTCGATGTCGAAGTTCGCCGTCAACT encodes:
- the ruvC gene encoding crossover junction endodeoxyribonuclease RuvC; amino-acid sequence: MARILGIDPGIRRTGYGVVESAGAEWRVLAAGLIAPPPAAPLLDRLLEIERGVEALIAEWRPESCAVENVFYHQNPQSTLTLGRAQAAAMLGAARRGLPVTLYSPGEVKQALTGGGRAAKQQVRFMVERILGRRFATAEADDLTDALAVALCHGGRAASPLALLAGKGA
- a CDS encoding Holliday junction branch migration protein RuvA, producing the protein MLDALTGRLLACEPELLIAVGPLSLRLEASARTRAALPPPGAEVTLYAELVVREEKLELLGFARAEERSLYRLLTGVSGIGKRLALAILSALSPGQVAQAVAAGDEAPLVAVSGVGRKTASRLLLELKGRLDEFAPALAEPPPPAGEPRREEALRALLALGMSRPSALRALAEAGEAPQPVEDLIRRALAAASER